A section of the Echeneis naucrates chromosome 12, fEcheNa1.1, whole genome shotgun sequence genome encodes:
- the cplane1 gene encoding ciliogenesis and planar polarity effector 1 isoform X2, translating to MELNLEVVLSSSIKRKKPWPRFCWLGQEKESVFLLDDKRISEINMVSGRTKKRTPKLHSLLSSVVTMASSHNGVWLCGLLVSGELFLWNRDKDLLKTTTAAAEAAHIITSGQGNATKLSLQVSGDGMRVLLVAITGQVFLWQCMDVRDMTGVRDGAVKGQWTHIQPLEDTILPCMQDKEASQHTIFVKNEVMGDACLSAMVFTSGKNLIITCLKIQWEEGHMSMGSIGYSVRWATKTYAMCCLNPPCKPVKSRGALVPAFSPDGRLLAIILNQRQPKDTQVLYVSTQNFVSISSSLGGCGSKKLEIPSKYIRSYWVGSVSWSPSSLFLACVLKRGSLLMLARLGGLLTLTSSGCNVDLGPAQFLPLHPLVTYQPPLSAGNREASLSSSSLSVWDGLRQRYSVTWHPRLLYLIVSDGYMATVMRVLGRPSAGLYLKTLLKDTNRDLEKASCKLDKSQIHVRAWLESVSCLNLDSSLEVLNPISTCGPKASDSATDVSTLPLFLQDKGDTMGGTKELLEKVQTLFEDDSDGDEPPAGSHMEDCGRLEFASMFDTIHAQDTYIDTGHVTGLDYEKTFETAKKTPLLHRERGKIQNKLLTAWAFGMSLGNAVEHRSHLLKHILYCVVRFIAFFHLIPSSMVHTKRKNTSVSTSPLHLIKAILSFLPWDSTHSDGQCCLGLVVEFSERLAYLLLTPYPESHQTRRSQLSSQNLSTTLQILQLISNSLDQTYNLNLRTVWSSVEKQFHSQQLQLWSSDVHYVPLLQEEKEKTLSPLHQAKTVPQQPSSRLFGVWQWMYQVVQQYLKELESCKGCEGWEAEQQELSFIMSQIQIALQATGERLEGGPTLLSYPGENFFLCGLYAKSADAWRAQICEESNKSCDRSVFQETRICLALLYSLLSQYRLREAQELGDHMARLILHRAGYEGDNTTCITDSLLWPWLPIDLSSDAACAVVQSLGRFMASYFTNQPLHILPPHNVAILPPLHFSRGSSVGRLVPLCQEKVATAVRHQHLSEVWTVDYAQDLLLLAGLLPEAVWMAYHLGDWKTAVSLSLAYTSYCTDHFDFTRLRRRELHLPTVLEAKSIFQAELECLLGNKSDSQEHRDKDGDISSTDPLEGEDWDLLQVSMNEILKASVMAGVNVVSSPLFSLLDKAKDLCSYLPMLVPSGLYLPSPPLYCPQPSPNTQDPSGTMGELAEVASRHQISGVLQRLLFLLRSARCCLPAAQWYITHLRRARHILYKIKKKYSYAADAEVERAFPEALMKFVTRNGFFRRGPNKDGHLDSYTIETIICFRELCSLCWMLHVRDQLSVSCRKYQAARQHGRDEQIPVDSEVRSSCTDVLRWACRLLPFSRFLNAEEILQDMLLSLVSDLPPIPLVADTVVQAFPEEEESVRVPLREKYNSLLQRLRQCNVLEEKEEVEELMMVLIQDKHRQRRKHLGRLRRHIAPPDLYLWEKEEEDDDRAGKHGMAVLRQLSLGTSLSTSTLTDYGFPQVCSDGDTAENTFETIPPEQHCQPMSRDKKAQKMRDREFTTKTAVKIKSAIQEETHPDDDEGNEKSSLPVVGTWEFELEDEEYLNFLVLFLSYVLEKDSADGGDSSSELPLLKSFSSQLREKELNSLTFDVLTTIHRRQRDGHHPRRIKLSNDPPVFRAGYCYKPIKQGVTAEPQTPSIRSEPPMSRPSLSVSSLPGLQTGRKKGLFGLRQHSSVSLAQRMKHEDLGSQGSSFQSAIPMEQPSKTLIFGSQTSVEAVTDLQQGLNPKLEAQFPKLGRLLEWMVRWADRRVLLGHHSKTKKERREKTADEGVVIRVKASAPAVLTSLSLLQWRYTALLGADHYCMRIQVPETQWTVAPVLQPEVDIKLERESSVDTGYPGSANTPITGLDHNVQQEELSIDSCRDDSEELKGNRMPPPNDEDRVTFDAQQRCSTSHNLFLDDLDVTPEKESQGTDSEGLDLSSFSQGSISEKICIPDTNLKLEDLDFSVKAEDKCSSTSLSLQAPLNPEPQVLPNVQPEASIHTDLSDSTGVLLPNTPEHPPRLQPQSSSAGAFASVSTASSQPPSTQTPPMRQRLGEDLFRLVQNINYISLMDVLGASFSHLQLAQQSCSLAQSNINSLPPNVPSSDVTTFVPRPNALPVQTPLSLAHQTQYNVPNSLSNNPHLNQAPATMMEDQPAEQSTDKTSPTAGQSQIPRNLLSTASGVVVNHQEMQPLSVRAESPEIQFRQSRRLIPSSQGLLVTTDVNHAIASAPAELQSHGSIQIDHAPDVLGVKLLQLQHPPLPKQSAPHNPPVHGSQALHTTNPVNLESHQPNIKHNYQPISNREEEKRRNGFSVSRRQLHFYHPHDPAPRNSHHEIQTSERSRVQEFSSLPPVFPVQTPAPMEGIRLLHFQPPSHKNVTFPKLPLPSSSRPSTVIAAPMGETHLIKLLHIESQPKMILPLQTPPNHMARLMSMEELRSSVIGRLNAEEVQPRLLRVDSPTKKTRTTSTSLNSKPSMRQRRREEKARDTRKAEVTFRPNESIIPTQEISTDKPVIEEPTVAEKNAPGDDAAISLGSCESLLTGQTLLDKAMATSAELQAFAALHKRPPECHDAFTNTDPASLPTLVDKAVSASVTTTQTTQNFQDHTEPSCQDTGDTPKKPTNILGVQGHQFICVLDLDDKALHHDLPLCLSPAEEDVTPIRASSPTSAQLHFLATSVIKSAAVAADEDEDDDPQPSVTSTDNLMKPIPQPAPPLCSLIEPSANPDRITPQDAGILSDSKICQAMRTQSVGPHTSSSPPVVWFSSRLSELDTQLAALQKIADHLEMDFSNSRMLVNTIEKLTPVLAPDMKSTMEVKKTVRLSLPREVWTPQSEVLCEPNAGKEEGENQRDKNVIHSASCTSGRNPSSCYLSPHSDPSYLHTPPDIKEQLSEASGISHIWEDENLGQTELLDTAEILDELVREGYLSPTDLDLSTSHTAHDSRLDQQQCSWMSQRSIFPEDERRELRIWMRRKQRERLAAYQKHRQSLREKEHKPFNASGEVKPANRNKTTIWRTREEKERAMLLEQYNQRTREACSLASDFPTSPLILHSSSQLPHITRPISTPPSVSTQRAYSAPPNDKTGRKSQSGQSQPRPHPLTAEVQRLSLEDHSRRLGLHRPVTSLPRDRLSQVTRRGMLTDRKSHSKALHDSQSKEQNIRNQRNTRLNKSPTEGMVAGRGTQRTTTKVGSERDKMNQWKPTSELHRPLDLEDVESNIALAGLLDERDDGARADMSGMDWLENLSESTSTSLSKIDWAAIERMVAAEDA from the exons ATGGAGCTAAACTTGGAGGTTGTTTTGTCATCCAGCATCAAAAGGAAGAAGCCATGGCCGCGATTCTGCTGGCTTGGACAG GAGAAGGAGTCTGTGTTCCTGTTAGATGACAAACGGATCAGTGAGATCAACATGGTGTCTGGTCGCACCAAGAAGAGGACCCCTAAACTCCATTCACTGCTCAGCAGTGTGGTGACAATGGCTTCATCCCACAATG gtgtgtgGCTTTGTGGACTTTTGGTCTCTGGAGAGCTATTTCTATGGAACAGGGATAAAGATTTGTTGAAGAccactacagcagcagcagaagcagcccACATTATCACCTCTGGTCAAG gaaATGCCACAAAGTTGTCTCTCCAGGTTTCAGGAGATGGGATGCGTGTCCTTTTGGTTGCCATAACAGGGCAAGTCTTCCTGTGGCAATGTATGGATGTCAGGGATATGACAGGAGTACGAGATGGTGCAGTCAAAGGACAATGGACACATATACAACCGCTGGAAGATACCATTCTGCCTTGTATGCAAGACAAAGAAGCGTCGCAGCACACCATTTTTGTAAAGAATGAG GTTATGGGTGATGCTTGCTTATCAGCCATGGTTTTCACATCTGGAAAGAACCTAATAATCACATGTCTGAAAATTCAATGGGAGGAGGGTCACATGAGTATGGG GTCTATTGGATACAGTGTGCGGTGGGCAACCAAAACATATGCCATGTGTTGTCTCAACCCTCCTTGCAAACCGGTGAAGTCAAGAGGGGCCTTGGTGCCAGCTTTTTCCCCGGATGGTCGACTGTTAGCCATCATCCTGAACCAGAGACAGCCAAAG GATACACAGGTCCTCTATGTGAGCACACAGAATTTTGTCTCAATATCAAGTAGCCTCGGAGGATGTGGAAGTAAAAAGCTGGAGATTCCCTCGAAATACATAAG GTCCTACTGGGTGGGAAGTGTGAGCTGGTCACCCAGCAGCCTTTTCCTCGCTTGTGTTCTCAAGAGAGGTTCCCTTCTCATGTTGGCTCGCCTTGGGGGGCTTCTCACTCTAACAAGCTCTGGTTGCAATGTTGACCTAGGGCCGGCGCAGTTTCTACCCCTGCACCCTCTCGTCACTTACCA GCCGCCACTGTCTGCAGGGAACAGGGAGGCCTCTCTGTCCAGCTCAAGCCTGTCTGTGTGGGACGGTCTGAGGCAGCGATATTCTGTGACCTGGCATCCACGGTTGTTGTATCTCATTGTGTCTGATGGCTACATGGCCACAGTCATGAGGGTACTGGGTAGACCTTCTGCTGGCCTATATCTGAAAACACTTCTAAAGGATACAAACAGGGATCTTGAGAAGGCCAGCTGCAAACTGGATAAATCACAG attCATGTGAGGGCATGGCTAGAGTCTGTGTCTTGCCTGAATCTTGACAGCAGCCTTGAGGTCCTCAACCCGATTTCCACATGTGGGCCCAAAGCCTCAGATTCAGCCACAGATGTATCTACTTTGCCGCTTTTCCTGCAAGATAAGGGGGACACAATGGGTGGAACCAAAGAACTTCTTGAAAAAGTACAG ACTCTTTTTGAGGATGACTCTGATGGAGATGAACCCCCTGCTGGTTCTCATATGGAAGATTGTGGCCGTTTGGAGTTCGCCTCAATGTTTGACACAATCCATGCTCAGGACACGTACATTGACACTGGACATGTTACTGGTCTAGATTATGAAAAGACCTTTGAAACAGCGAAGAAGACTCCTCTTCTTCACAGAGAACGTGGAAAAATCCAGAATAAGCTCCTAACAGCCTGGGCTTTTGGCATGTCTCTAGGAAATGCTGTGGAACACAGAAGTCATCTGCTGAAACACATCTTGTATTGTGTGGTACGATTTATagcttttttccatttgatcCCCAGCTCCATGGtccacacaaaaagaaagaataccTCAGTTTCCACTTCCCCTCTTCATCTTATCAAAGCTATCCTGTCTTTTCTTCCATGGGATAGCACTCACTCAGATGGACAATGCTGCCTGGGACTGGTGGTAGAGTTCAGTGAACGACTAGCATACCTTCTGCTGACCCCTTACCCTGAATCCCACCAGACCAGGCGCTCTCAGCTGTCATCCCAAAATCTATCCACCACCCTGCAGATCTTGCAGCTGATCTCGAATTCTCTTGATCAGACCTATAATCTAAATCTTAGAACTGTCTGGTCCTCTGTAGAGAAGCAATTTCACTCCCAGCAACTACAGCTCTGGTCTTCAGATGTACACTATGTGCCTCTGCTacaagaagagaaggaaaagacaCTCAGCCCACTACATCAGGCAAAAACTGTTCCCCAACAACCATCAAGCAG GCTGTTTGGAGTATGGCAGTGGATGTACCAGGTTGTGCAACAGTATCTGAAAGAGCTGGAAAGCTGTAAAGGCTGCGAGGGCTGGGAGGCAGAACAGCAGGAATTGTCCTTCATCATGTCACAGATTCAAATAGCTTTGCAGGCTACAGGAGAAAGGCTAGAAGGGGGTCCTACACTATTGAGTTACCCAG gAGAAAATTTTTTCCTATGTGGTTTGTATGCAAAAAGTGCCGATGCTTGGCGGGCGCAAATTTGTGAAGAGAGTAACAAAA GTTGTGATCGTAGTGTCTTCCAGGAGACACGGATTTGTCTGGCACTCCTGTACAGTCTCTTGTCCCAGTACCGTCTAAGGGAAGCCCAGGAGTTAGGGGACCACATGGCCCGTCTGATACTGCACAGGGCTGGATACGAGGGGGACAACACGACCTGCATAACAG ATTCTCTTCTTTGGCCGTGGCTCCCGATTGACCTGAGTAGTGATGCAGCCTGTGCAGTGGTTCAGAGCCTGGGAAGATTCATGGCATCTTATTTCACCAATCAACCCCTCCACATTCTGCCCCCTCACAATGTGGCTATCTTGCCTCCACTACATTTCTCACGtg GCTCCAGTGTTGGGCGATTGGTGCCACTGTGCCAAGAGAAAGTGGCTACGGCAGTTCGACATCAGCATCTGTCAGAAGTATGGACCGTGGACTATGCCCAGGATCTGCTCCTGTTGGCGGGTCTGCTTCCTGAGGCCGTATGGATGGCTTACCATCTTGGAGATTGGAAAACAGCGGTGTCCCTCAGTCTGGCCTATACAAGTTACTGCACTGACCACTTTGACTTTACTCG GCTGAGGAGGCGAGAGCTCCACCTCCCAACAGTTTTGGAAGCAAAGAGCATTTTTCAGGCTGAGTTGGAGTGTCTTCTTGGAAATAAGTCTGACTCCCAGGAGCACAGAGACAAGGATGGTGACATAAGCTCCACAG ACCCCCTAGAAGGAGAAGACTGGGATTTACTACAGGTCTCAATGAATGAGATTCTGAAAGCATCAGTCATGGCTGGAGTCAATGTGGTGTCTTCACCTTTATTTTCCTTGCTTGACAAAGCCAAAGATTTATGTTCCTACCTGCCTATGTTGGTGCCTAGTGGATTGTATCTACCATCCCCACCTCTTTATTGCCCTCAACCTTCCCCCAACACACAG GATCCAAGTGGGACAATGGGAGAATTGGCAGAAGTTGCATCTCGTCACCAAATATCTGGGGTTCTTCAAAGATTACTTTTTCTTCTGAGATCTGCGCGCTGTTGCCTTCCTGCTGCCCAGTGGTACATCACTCATCTGCGCCGTGCAAGGCACATTCTGTACAAG ATCAAGAAGAAGTACTCCTATGCAGCAGATGCTGAAGTAGAGAGGGCTTTCCCAGAGGCCCTGATGAAGTTTGTCACACGCAACGGTTTCTTCAGACGGGGGCCTAACAAGGATGGTCACTTGGACTCTTATACCATCGAAACTATAA TCTGTTTCAGGGAGCTGTGTAGTTTATGCTGGATGCTGCATGTCAGGGACCAACTCTCAGTTTCCTGCAGGAAGTATCAGGCTGCCAGACAGCATGGTAGAGATGAACAG ATCCCTGTTGATTCAGAGGTGAGATCTAGCTGCACTGATGTTCTCCGCTGGGCCTGTCGTTTGCTGCCTTTCTCTCGTTTCCTGAATGCTGAAGAAATTCTCCAGGACATGCTGCTCAGCCTTGTGTCTGACCTTCCTCCCATCCCTTTG GTAGCAGACACTGTGGTACAAGCTTtcccagaggaggaagaatcAGTGAGAGTCCCGCTGAGAGAAAAATATAATTCACTGCTGCAGAGACTGAGGCAATGTAATGTCCTTG aggaaaaagaggaggtcGAAGAGTTGATGATGGTTCTAATTCaagacaaacacaggcagaggaGAAAACATCTTGGGCGTTTGCGGAGGCACATTGCCCCCCCTGATCTCTATCTctgggagaaagaggaggaagatgatgacaGGGCAGGCAAACATGGGATGGCTGTGTTGAGGCAACTATCACTGGGAACAAGCTTGAGCACCAGCACTTTAACCGACTATGGGTTTCCCCAAGTGTGCAGTGATGGAGACACAGCAGAGAATACATTTGAGACTATCCCCCCTGAACAGCATTGCCAGCCCATGAGCAG GgacaaaaaagcacaaaaaatgagagacagagaatttACAACAAAGACTGCTGTTAAGATTAAAAGTGCCATTCAGGAGGAGACTCAcccagatgatgatgaagggaaCGAGAAGTCCTCCCTGCCAGTGGTTGGCACCTGGGAATTTGAGCTGGAAGATGAGGAGTATCTTAACTTCCTGGTGCTCTTCCTCAGCTACGTACTAGAGAAGGATAGTGCTGATGGTGGGGATTCCAGCAGTGAGCTTCCCTTGTTAAAAAGCTTCTCCTCtcagctgagagagaaagaattaaATTCTCTCACTTTTGATGTGCTCACAACTATTCACCGCCGTCAGAGAGATGGGCACCATCCAAGGAGAATAAAATTGAGCAATGACCCTCCAGTTTTCAGAGCAGGTTACTGCTACAAGCCGATTAAACAAGGTGTAACAGCCGAACCACAAACACCTTCCATCAGGAGTGAACCTCCCATGTCCAGACCAAGTCTTTCTGTCAGCTCACTTCCTGGGCTGCAAACTGGCAGGAAAAAGGGTTTGTTTGGCCTCCGCCAGCATAGCAGTGTGTCTTTGGCCCAAAGAATGAAACACGAAGACCTTGGTTCTCAAGGTAGCTCTTTTCAAAGTGCTATTCCCATGGAGCAGCCATCAAAGACCTTGATATTTGGCTCTCAAACTTCAGTGGAAGCTGTGACTGACCTCCAACAGGGCCTGAACCCTAAATTAGAGGCCCAGTTTCCCAAGCTGGGCAGGCTGCTGGAGTGGATGGTGCGCTGGGCTGATAGAAGGGTGTTACTGGGacatcacagcaaaacaaagaaagaaaggagagaaaaaacagctgatgaagGAGTAGTGATTCGTGTTAAAGCCTCAGCGCCTGCTGTCCTCACTTCCCTCAGTTTACTGCAGTGGAGATATACTGCTCTACTCGGGGCAGACCACTACTGTATGCGCATTCAAGTTCCGGAAACACAATGGACTGTAGCCCCTGTCCTACAACCTGAGGTGGACATcaaactggagagagagagcagtgttgATACAGGTTACCCTGGATCAGCCAATACTCCCATCACTGGTCTTGATCATAATGTACAGCAAGAAGAACTGTCCAT tGATTCGTGTAGAGATGATTCAGAGGAACTGAAAGGTAATAGAATGCCTCCCCCAAATGACGAGGATCGGGTGACTTTTGATGCTCAGCAGAGATGTTCCACTTCACACAACCTGTTTCTTGATGACTTGGATGTCacacctgaaaaagaaa GCCAAGGTACAGACAGTGAAGGATTGGACTTATCCTCTTTCTCCCAGGGAAGCATTTCTGAAAAAATCTGCATACCTGACACG AATTTAAAACTTGAAGACTTGGATTTCTCTGTAAAAGCTGAAGACAAATGTAGTTCCACCTCTCT AAGTCTCCAAGCTCCACTAAACCCAGAGCCCCAAGTTCTTCCTAATGTCCAACCTGAGGCCTCGATTCACACAGATCTTTCTGATTCAACTGGAGTTCTGCTCCCCAATACACCTGAACATCCTCCAAGACTTCAACCACAAAGTTCCTCGGCTGGTGCATTTGCTTCTGTTTCTACGGCCTCCAGTCAGCCACCGTCCACTCAGACTCCACCTATGAGACAGCGACTGGGTGAAGACTTATTTAGATTGGTCCAG AATATTAACTACATTAGCCTGATGGATGTTTTGGGAGCCTCATTTTCCCACCTGCAACTTGCCCAGCAGAGCTGTTCTCTAGCTCAGTCTAACATTAATTCCTTGCCTCCTAATGTGCCATCATCTGATGTAACCACATTCGTCCCTCGACCAAATGCCCTACCTGTTCAAACTCCCCTTTCTCTTGCACATCAGACACAGTACAATGTCCCAAATTCATTATCTAACAACCCTCACCTTAATCAGGCCCCTGCTACCATGATGGAAGACCAGCCTGCTGAACAGAGCACAGATAAAACCTCTCCAACAGCTGGCCAGAGTCAAATTCCCAGAAATCTACTCTCCACTGCCAGTGGTGTGGTTGTAAATCATCAG GAAATGCAGCCACTCTCTGTACGGGCAGAGTCACCAGAAATCCAGTTTAGACAGAGCAGGAGGTTAATCCCATCCTCCCAGGGGCTCCTGGTCACAACTGATGTAAATCACGCCATTGCCAGTGctcctgcagagctgcagtctCATGGTAGCATACAAATTGACCATGCTCCTGATGTTTTGGGTGTGAAGTTACTTCAGCTTCAGCATCCTCCATTGCCCAAGCAGAGTGCTCCACACAATCCCCCAGTCCACGGGTCCCAGGCGCTACACACCACAAACCCTGTAAATCTAGAATCCCACCAACCCAATATTAAACACAATTACCAACCCATCTCAaacagggaggaagaaaaaagaagaaatgggtTTTCAGTTTCAAGAAGACAACTACATTTTTATCATCCACATGATCCAGCTCCTCGAAACTCTCATCATGAGATCCAGACATCAGAGAGGTCCAGAGTGCAGGAGttctcttcacttcctcctgTTTTTCCAGTTCAGACACCTGCACCAATGGAGGGCATTCGCTTGCTGCACTTTCAGCCTCCTTCTCACAAGAACGTCACATTCCCTAAGCTTCCCTTACCATCTTCTTCTAGGCCTTCTACTGTGATTGCAGCTCCAATGGGAGAAACACATCTGATCAAGCTTCTACATATAGAGTCACAACCAAAAATG ATTTTGCCCCTGCAAACTCCTCCAAACCACATGGCCCGTCTCATGTCCATGGAAGAATTGAGGAGTTCAGTAATTGGGAGGCTGAATGCTGAAGAGGTTCAACCACGGTTGCTCCGAGTAGACTCACCTACCAAAAAGACTAGAACAACTTCCACTTCTCTCAACTCCAAGCCCAGCATGAG gcagaggaggagagaggagaaagcgAGGGATACCAGAAAAGCAGAGGTCACATTCAGACCAAATGAGTCCATCATCCCGACACAAGAGATT TCAACAGATAAGCCTGTAATTGAAGAACCTACAGTTGCAGAAAAGAATGCCCCTGGAGATGATGCTGCTATTTCGCTCG GATCCTGTGAATCTTTGCTGACTGGTCAGACATTATTGGACAAGGCCATGGCCACTTCAGCTGAGCTTCAGGCTTTTGCTGCCTTACATAAAAGACCCCCTGAGTGTCATGACGCTTTCACCAACACAGACCCAG CTTCTCTCCCCACACTTGTGGACAAAGCTGTGTCTGCCTCTGTAACTACAA CTCAAACTACACAGAATTTTCAGGATCATACTGAACCTTCTTGCCAAGACACTGGGGACACCCCAAAGAAACCAACAAACATTTTG GGTGTGCAGGGCCACCAGTTCATATGTGTCCTGGATTTGGATGACAAAGCACTGCACCATGATTTGCCACTGTGTCTCAGCCCAGCAGAAGAAGATGTTACTCCCATCCGTGCTTCTTCACCTACTTCTGCTCAGCTTCATTTTCTAGCAACTTCCGTTATTAAGAGTGCTGCGGTTGCtgctgatgaggatgaggatgatgatccACAACCTTCTGTAACATCTACAGACAATCTGATGAAACCCATCCCTCAACCAG CTCCTCCATTATGCAGCCTCATTGAGCCCAGTGCAAATCCAGACAGAATCACCCCACAAGATGCAGGAATTCTATCAGACTCTAAGATCTGTCAAGCCATGAGGACACAGAGCGTTGGACCTCACACATCCTCCTCACCACCTGTAGTCTGGTTCTCCTCGCGCCTGTCAGAGCTTGACACCCAGTTGGCTGCACTACAGAAAATTGCAGACCATCTGGAGATGGACTTTTCCAACTCCAGAATG TTGGTGAACACCATTGAAAAGCTCACTCCAGTCTTGGCTCCTGATATGAAGAGTACCATGGAAGTCAAGAAAACTGTCAGACTGTCTCTTCCACGGGAAG TGTGGACACCACAATCAGAAGTTTTATGTGAACCAAATGCTGGTAAAGAGGAAGGGGAAAATCAGAGGGACAAAAATGTGATTCATAGTGCCTCTTGCACTTCAGGAAGAAACCCTTCAAGCTGTTATCTCTCTCCTCACAGTGATCCTTCTTACCTTCACACCCCACCAG ATATAAAAGAACAGTTGAGTGAAGCATCTGGAATATCTCATAT ATGGGAAGATGAAAATCTGGGTCAGACGGAGCTATTGGATACAGCAGAAATCCTAGATGAGTTGGTAAGGGAAGGGTATTTGTCCCCGACTGACCTGGATTTGTCTACTTCACACACTGCACATGATAGCAG GCTGGATCAGCAGCAATGTAGCTGGATGTCGCAGAGAAGCATCTTTCCAGAGGACGAGAGGCGAGAGCTGAGGATTTGGATGAGAAGGAAACAGAGGGAAAGATTGGCAGCTTatcaaaaacacagacaaagcctgagagagaaggagcatAAACCATTTAATGCTTCTGGAGAAGTA AAACCAGcaaacaggaataaaacaaCTATTTGGAGaaccagagaggaaaaagaaag AGCCATGCTACTGGAGCAATACAACCAGAGGACCCGTGAAGCTTGTTCTCTGGCCAGTGACTTTCCCACAAGCCCTCTGATCCTACACAGTTCTTCACAGCTTCCTCACATCACACGGCCTATCTCCACGCCGCCCTCTGTCAGCACTCAAAG GGCTTATAGTGCACCCCCTAATGATAAAACTGGTCGTAAGTCACAGTCAGGACAATCTCAGCCTCGCCCTCATCCATTGACTGCTGAGGTGCAGAGACTTTCTTTGGAGGACCACTCTAGGAGACTGGGACTGCATCGACCTG TTACCTCGCTGCCAAGGGATCGTTTGTCTCAGGTGACCAGGCGTGGCATGCTCACTGACAGAAAGAGCCACAGTAAAGCGCTCCACGATAGCCAGAGTAAGGAACAGAATATTAGAAACCAGAGAAACACAAGGCTGAATAAAAGTCCAACAGAAGGAATGGTTGCAGGGAGAGGAACACAGAGGACAACTACCAAAGTGGGAAGTGAAAGGGACAAGATGAATCAGTGGAAGCCCACCTCTGAGCTACATAGGCCGCTGGACTTAGAGGACGTCGAATCGAACATA GCTTTGGCAGGGCTTTTGGATGAGAGGGATGATGGTGCCAGAGCCGATATGTCAGGGATGGACTGGCTGGAGAACTTGTCAGAGAGCACCAGCACCAGCCTCAGCAAAATAGACTGGGCTGCTATAGAGAGGATGGTGGCTGCAGAGGACGCTTGA